One window from the genome of Lasioglossum baleicum chromosome 9, iyLasBale1, whole genome shotgun sequence encodes:
- the LOC143211800 gene encoding uncharacterized protein LOC143211800, whose translation MLPRLVLPIILLLVVVAISTRSRACDLDQMQYGCRIYNAQCRCGYGCSSEYRYNNNEDCKEALRGKRSDTCYRLKPCLNEGSCIQISSDPGFKCRCEGTGYYGPLCDKPCPGLNYLRLRGPFPYECVVI comes from the exons ATGCTACCAAGATTGGTACTGCCAATAATTTTGCTACTCGTGGTTGTAG CCATAAGCACACGATCGCGCGCTTGCGATTTGGATCAAATGCAGTATGGATGTCGAAtttataacgcacaatgcagaTGCGGTTATGGCTGCTCTTCCGAATAcagatataataataatgagGATTGTAAAGAAGCATTAAGAG gCAAGCGTAGTGATACGTGCTACAGATTAAAACCTTGCCTGAACGAGGGATCTTGCATACAAATATCGTCGGACCCTGGATTTAAATGTCGCTGCGAAGGAACCGGTTATTATGGGCCACTCTGTGACAAAC CTTGTCCGGGACTGAATTATTTACGTCTCCGAGGACCATTTCCCTACGAATGTGTTGTAATCTGA
- the LOC143211793 gene encoding suppressor APC domain-containing protein 2 isoform X2 → MAQILTSAADGLPKHFVTAMRTLFDIMDDQNTGFVKFSDIEDRWQDDGTQGLPKGVLDSLKKVTPSNGLLSFERFCTGLKICLLQIQVESDPKKHSGQPNRPPSAPILIPDSQTKTTCTSQNTATIRPNNAISQQRTLSMPQLLAGRKDVNTQLELMDARSGAESKLNKAYGPPKPPRTGAALEVRTINTDRNFDKSEIRTVLQNWQMGLLMNDDKAIEKRQLPAANYKPDTRMLLRPTRVLGDGKAVELQNNQVGLQLKKSLNRRREPRRHTLQNGIDYNMMKRMKQIEQEKDVLLQGLAAVDKAREWYLKQISATQEKIKHLGRMGSHVEQWTEAQQERLELQRARVLEVNKHLAALITSWERGGLPLHMNLAFLSTPTSTQLQQDMLSGLKQQNHRLTEEVNKKSQRIAILEQEKDNLVRELYNRQGGMVQSRRATMIHEQHDQTFM, encoded by the exons ATGGCGCAAATACTAACGTCGGCCGCTGATGGTTTGCCGAAACATTTTGTCACTGCCATGCGTACACTTTTTGATATAATGGATGATCAAAATACAGGTTTTGTTAAATTTTCTGATATTGAAGATAGATGGCAAGACGATGGAACACAGGGTCTTCCGAAAGGTGTTTTAGATAGTCTTAAAAAAGTTACACCGTCGAATGGTTTGTTATCTTTCGAAAGGTTCTGCACTGGACTAAAAATTTGTCTATTGCAAATTCAAGTGGAATCTGATCCTAAAAAACACAGTGGTCAACCAAACAGGCCACCATCTGCTCCGATTCTTATTCCCGACAGTCAAACTAAAACAACATGTACATCTCAGAATACAGCAACTATAAGACCAAATAATGCCATATCTCAGCAACGAACTTTAAGTATGCCACAGTTATTAGCAGGTCGTAAGGATGTCAATACACAATTAGAATTAATGGATGCTAGAAGCGGAGCCGAATCAAAGTTAAATAAAGCATATGGACCCCCAAAACCTCCTAGAACAGGTGCTGCATTAGAAGTTAGAACTATTAACACCGATAGAAACTTTGACAAGTCTGAAATTCGAACAGTATTACAAAACTGGCAAATGGGTTTATTAATGAATGATGATAAAGCTATAGAAAAACGGCAACTACCAGCAGCCAACTATAAGCCAGATACAAGAATGTTATTGAGACCAACACGTGTATTGGGAGATGGTAAAGCAGTTGAATTACAGAATAATCAAGTTGGTCTTCAACTTAAAAAATCTCTAAATCGACGTAGAGAACCTAGACGTCATACGTTGCAGAATGGTATTGATTATAATATG ATGAAGAGAATGAAACAAATCGAGCAAGAGAAAGATGTATTGCTTCAAGGTCTAGCAGCAGTTGATAAAGCTAGAGAATGGTATTTGAAGCAAATCTCTGCCACACAAGAAAAGATCAAACATCTTGGACGCATGGGATCTCACGTG GAGCAATGGACCGAAGCGCAACAAGAACGCTTAGAATTGCAACGTGCCCGAGTGCTGGAAGTTAATAAACACTTGGCTGCACTGATTACTAGCTGGGAACGCGGGGGTCTTCCTCTTCATATGAATCTTGCTTTTCTAAGTACTCCAACGTCTACGCAACTTCAACAAGATATGCTTTCTGGGCTGAAACAACAAAATCACAGACTAACAGAG gaaGTTAACAAGAAGAGTCAACGAATAGCAATCCTTGAACAGGAAAAAGATAACTTGGTGCGAGAATTATATAATAGGCAAGGTGGCATGGTCCAATCTCGACGAGCGACAATGATCCACGAGCAACATGACCAAACATTTATGTAA
- the LOC143211793 gene encoding suppressor APC domain-containing protein 2 isoform X1: protein MAQILTSAADGLPKHFVTAMRTLFDIMDDQNTGFVKFSDIEDRWQDDGTQGLPKGVLDSLKKVTPSNGLLSFERFCTGLKICLLQIQVESDPKKHSGQPNRPPSAPILIPDSQTKTTCTSQNTATIRPNNAISQQRTLSMPQLLAGRKDVNTQLELMDARSGAESKLNKAYGPPKPPRTGAALEVRTINTDRNFDKSEIRTVLQNWQMGLLMNDDKAIEKRQLPAANYKPDTRMLLRPTRVLGDGKAVELQNNQVGLQLKKSLNRRREPRRHTLQNGIDYNMMKRMKQIEQEKDVLLQGLAAVDKAREWYLKQISATQEKIKHLGRMGSHVEQWTEAQQERLELQRARVLEVNKHLAALITSWERGGLPLHMNLAFLSTPTSTQLQQDMLSGLKQQNHRLTEEVNKKSQRIAILEQEKDNLVRELYNRQGGMVQSRRATMIHEQHDQTFII from the exons ATGGCGCAAATACTAACGTCGGCCGCTGATGGTTTGCCGAAACATTTTGTCACTGCCATGCGTACACTTTTTGATATAATGGATGATCAAAATACAGGTTTTGTTAAATTTTCTGATATTGAAGATAGATGGCAAGACGATGGAACACAGGGTCTTCCGAAAGGTGTTTTAGATAGTCTTAAAAAAGTTACACCGTCGAATGGTTTGTTATCTTTCGAAAGGTTCTGCACTGGACTAAAAATTTGTCTATTGCAAATTCAAGTGGAATCTGATCCTAAAAAACACAGTGGTCAACCAAACAGGCCACCATCTGCTCCGATTCTTATTCCCGACAGTCAAACTAAAACAACATGTACATCTCAGAATACAGCAACTATAAGACCAAATAATGCCATATCTCAGCAACGAACTTTAAGTATGCCACAGTTATTAGCAGGTCGTAAGGATGTCAATACACAATTAGAATTAATGGATGCTAGAAGCGGAGCCGAATCAAAGTTAAATAAAGCATATGGACCCCCAAAACCTCCTAGAACAGGTGCTGCATTAGAAGTTAGAACTATTAACACCGATAGAAACTTTGACAAGTCTGAAATTCGAACAGTATTACAAAACTGGCAAATGGGTTTATTAATGAATGATGATAAAGCTATAGAAAAACGGCAACTACCAGCAGCCAACTATAAGCCAGATACAAGAATGTTATTGAGACCAACACGTGTATTGGGAGATGGTAAAGCAGTTGAATTACAGAATAATCAAGTTGGTCTTCAACTTAAAAAATCTCTAAATCGACGTAGAGAACCTAGACGTCATACGTTGCAGAATGGTATTGATTATAATATG ATGAAGAGAATGAAACAAATCGAGCAAGAGAAAGATGTATTGCTTCAAGGTCTAGCAGCAGTTGATAAAGCTAGAGAATGGTATTTGAAGCAAATCTCTGCCACACAAGAAAAGATCAAACATCTTGGACGCATGGGATCTCACGTG GAGCAATGGACCGAAGCGCAACAAGAACGCTTAGAATTGCAACGTGCCCGAGTGCTGGAAGTTAATAAACACTTGGCTGCACTGATTACTAGCTGGGAACGCGGGGGTCTTCCTCTTCATATGAATCTTGCTTTTCTAAGTACTCCAACGTCTACGCAACTTCAACAAGATATGCTTTCTGGGCTGAAACAACAAAATCACAGACTAACAGAG gaaGTTAACAAGAAGAGTCAACGAATAGCAATCCTTGAACAGGAAAAAGATAACTTGGTGCGAGAATTATATAATAGGCAAGGTGGCATGGTCCAATCTCGACGAGCGACAATGATCCACGAGCAACATGACCAAACATTTAT AATATAA
- the Unr gene encoding cold shock domain-containing Unr produces MSNNPQWKTFQPPIMNSDPAILDYKSVAIPNPKVIMGSHQSATNIYRNGTNYGSDHYMADSPPGNGKNNINYAGYTNTQKSRKEVNRFPFGTFTGMEGNAGYTEETSTNNSTDQDQSANQGTRETGIIEKLLHSYGFIQCCERQARLFFHFSQFSGNIDHVRIGDPVEFEMTYDRRTGKPIASTVSKISPEVVLSEERVTGNVTIVSHASGDLQGRISYENRGECFFLPYTKDDVEGNVTLVIGDKVSFQIATNQRGNLGACHVRLENPVHPVRYRGVVCSMKENFGFIERADVVKEIFFHFSEAKSMKEELRLGDDVEFIIQTRNGKEVACNITKLPPGSIVFEEVCNEVVKGQVLKPLERGTAARHQNDPLPGRIRYRDTDHSEVEIPFGDKDQKGDFTLRHGDWVQFRIATDTRDQLKRATEILLLPESFTVSGERREQGIIAVLKDGFGFIRCADRDLARLFFHFNEVLDVDRDITIGDEVEFTVLQDPSSSFSSNRQSAIRLKLLPAGTVQFETIIEKDLMGTIIQGVSGTWSHLVPGLIGYVKENQQKSVIFFIKDCDAKNIPKLDDKVQFSICQVKRNKELVAVDISLVNSSGEKTSNGNKKLNGQVCQGFIAALKDGFGFIETVNHDKEIFFHFSNFEGDASTLEVGADIECIISSGNGRGNGGCVAADYVKLVPRGSIPRPIPVSEVLDGTVVRPLRSANPDQAEYAGLIKINATNEDEDIPEYEFRIMGLVNKRELLQAGDPVQLQVDSAGHACNVVAVRKKRRATVDAVKGPFGFLAYEIDEGKKLFFHMSEVRDHAILQPGDPVEFVLITNQRTGKSSACNVTRISDSVQQRPERLISRLRTTSMEDTGPKLTVVRQPRGPDGTRGFSQERSQHTPGAIQE; encoded by the exons ATGTCCAACAATCCTCAGTGGAAAACGTTCCAGCCGCCAATCATGAACTCTGACCCTGCAATACTTGATTATAAGTCCGTGGCTATACCTAATCCCAAAGTTATAATGGGATCGCATCAATCAGCAACTAATATCTACAGAAATGGTACCAACTACGGTAGCGACCATTATATGGCCGATTCACCTCCTGGGAatggaaaaaataatattaactatGCAGGTTATACCAATACACAAAAGTCACGTAAAGAAGTTAACAGATTTCCTTTCGGAACATTTACTGGAATGGAAGGAAACGCTGGTTACACAGAAGAGACATCAACAAATAATTCCACCGATCAAGATCAATCTGCTAACCAAGGAACACGAGAAACAGGAATAATCGAAAAATTATTA CATTCATATGGATTTATACAGTGCTGTGAAAGACAAGCAAGATTGTTCTTTCATTTTAGCCAATTTAGCGGTAACATAGATCATGTAAGAATTGGAGATCCAGTTGAATTTGAAATGACTTATGACCGACGAACAGGAAAACCTATTGCTAGTACAGTCAGCAAAATATCTCCGGAGGTG GTGCTAAGCGAAGAACGAGTTACTGGAAATGTAACCATAGTATCACACGCGAGTGGTGACTTACAAGGCCGTATTAGTTATGAAAACAGAGGAGAATGTTTTTTTTTGCCATATACAAAAGATGATGTAGAAGGAAATGTTACCTTAGTTATCGGTGATAAAGTGTCATTTCAAATTGCTACTAATCAACG TGGAAATTTGGGTGCATGTCATGTAAGATTGGAAAATCCAGTACATCCAGTTCGCTATCGTGGAGTAGTATGCTCGATGAAAGAAAACTTTGGCTTTATTGAACGTGCTGACGTAGTTAAAGAGATTTTCTTCCACTTTAGCGAAGCTAAATCTATGAAAGAAGAACTTAGATTAGGAGATGATGTTGAATTTATAATACAAACTCGAAAT GGGAAAGAAGTAGCTTGTAACATTACTAAGTTACCACCTGGTTCTATAGTATTTGAAGAAGTCTGCAACGAAGTAGTGAAAGGGCAGGTTTTAAAGCCTTTGGAAAGGGGCACTGCAGCTCGTCATCAAAATGACCCATTGCCTGGAAGAATTCGTTATAGAGATACCGATCATTCTGAAGTCGAAATTCCGTTTGGTGATAAAGATCAAAAAGGAGATTTTACTCTTAG ACATGGGGACTGGGTCCAATTTCGTATTGCAACAGATACTAGAGATCAACTTAAAAGAGCTACTGAAATATTGTTGTTACCTGAATCTTTTACTGTATCCGGTGAAAGACGAGAACAAGGCATTATTGCTGTTCTCAAAGATGGATTTGGTTTCATTCGTTGTGCAGATCGAGATTTAGCTCGTTTATTCTTTCATTTTAATGAAGTTCTTGATGTTGATAGAGACATTACTATAGGAGATGAAGTTGAGTTTACAGTTCTTCAA GATCCTTCTTCATCATTTTCGAGTAATCGACAAAGTGCAATTAGGTTGAAACTTTTACCAGCGGGTACAGTTCAATTTGAAACAATCATAGAAAAAGATTTGATGGGTACTATAATTCAAGGTGTAAGTGGTACCTGGTCACATTTGGTACCTGGTCTCATCGGATACGTAAAAGAAAATCAACAAAAGAGtgttattttctttattaaagattgtgatgcaaaaaatattccaAAATTAGATGACAag GTTCAATTTAGTATCTGTCAAGTAAAACGAAATAAAGAACTTGTTGCTGTTGACATATCTCTAGTGAATTCTTCTGGTGAGAAAACTTCAAATGGtaataaaaagttgaatggTCAAGTTTGTCAGGGCTTTATTGCTGCTCTCAAAGATGGATTTGGTTTTATTGAGACTGTGAATCAcgataaagaaatattttttcacttcag caattttgaaGGAGACGCTAGTACATTGGAAGTAGGAGCTGATATCGAGTGTATAATCAGTTCTGGAAATGGTAGAGGAAACGGTGGTTGTGTTGCCGCGGATTACGTTAAATTAGTACCTCGTGGAAGCATTCCTAGGCCAATACCAGTTAGCGAAGTGCTCGATGGAACGGTCGTGAGACCATTACGAAGTGCAAATCCTGACCAGGCAGAGTATGCTGGTTTGATAAAGATAAACGCTACTAATGAAGACGAAGACATCCCAGAATATGAGTTTAGAATTATGGGACTCGTTAATAAACGCGAGCTATTACAGGCTGGTGACCCTGTACAATTGCAGGTTGATTCAGCAGGCCATGCTTGTAATGTTGTAGCGGTTAGAAAAAAGAGAAGAGCAACAGTGGATGCAGTGAAAGGTCCTTTCGGTTTTCTTGCCTATGAGATTGACGAGGGTAAGAAATTATTCTTTCACATGAGCGAAGTTCGAGATCATGCGATACTTCAACCAGGAGACCCGGTTGAATTTGTTTTAATTACGAATCAACGTACTGGTAAATCGTCTGCATGCAATGTAACACGAATAag CGATTCAGTCCAACAACGACCCGAACGTTTGATCAGCCGATTGCGTACTACATCTATGGAAGATACAGGTCCTAAATTAACGGTAGTTAGACAACCAAGGGGGCCAGACGGCACGCGTGGATTTAGTCAAGAAAGATCCCAGCATACCCCTGGTGCCATTCAAGAGTAA